One part of the Phragmites australis chromosome 3, lpPhrAust1.1, whole genome shotgun sequence genome encodes these proteins:
- the LOC133912038 gene encoding 26.7 kDa heat shock protein, chloroplastic-like, with the protein MAAAASPFAIVSRLYPAARLPVRAWRAARPTPGFPSSGRARSLAVASAAQENRDNTAVDVQVNQNSGSQQQGNAVQRRPRRAAAPLDISPFGLVDPMSPMRTMTQMLDTMDRLLDDAVGFPMASRRSPAATGEVRLPWDIMEDEKEVKMRFDMPGLAREEVKVMVEDDTLVIRGEHKKEEGAEGAEGSGDGWWKERSVSSYGMRLALPEACDKSKVRAELKNGVLLVTVPKTEVERKVIDVQVQ; encoded by the exons ATGGCTGCAGCGGCCTCTCCCTTCGCTATTGTGAGCCGCCTCTACCCGGCCGCGCGCCTCCCGGTCCGCGCCTGGAGGGCGGCGAGGCCGACGCCCGGGTTCCCGTCGTCCGGTAGAGCCCGCTCGCTCGCCGTGGCGTCCGCGGCGCAGGAGAACAGGGACAACACCGCCGTTGATGTCCAGGTCAACCAGAACAGCGGCAGCCAGCAGCAGGGCAACGCCGTCCAGCGGCGCCCGCGTCGTGCTGCTGCTCCACTCGACATCTCCCCGTTCG GGTTAGTTGATCCGATGTCGCCAATGCGGACGATGACGCAGATGCTGGACACGATGGACCGGCTGTTAGACGACGCAGTGGGGTTCCCCATGGCGTCGCGGAGGTCTCCGGCGGCGACTGGCGAGGTCCGTCTGCCGTGGGACATCATGGAGGACGAGAAGGAGGTAAAGATGCGGTTCGACATGCCGGGGCTCGCGCGGGAGGAGGTGAAGGTGATGGTGGAGGACGACACGCTGGTCATCCGCGGGGAGCACAAGAAGGAGGAGGGCGCCGAGGGCGCGGAAGGCAGCGGCGACGGGTGGTGGAAGGAGCGCAGCGTGAGCTCCTACGGCATGAGGCTGGCGCTGCCGGAGGCGTGCGACAAGAGCAAGGTGCGCGCCGAGCTCAAGAACGGCGTGCTCCTCGTCACCGTGCCCAAAACCGAGGTGGAGCGCAAGGTCATCGACGTCCAGGTCCAGTAG
- the LOC133912039 gene encoding glucan endo-1,3-beta-glucosidase 11-like — protein MYCSTVPFICIHCLSRHSGSHQKTRRRGGNFNFTCPGHTSPAAPNSSSFPSLTPGSKSPSVQSLSRSRSPPHHSTPRMEPCCVLRVGWRLERLRDFYLAAALCAAVLALALAPASDATSASLVGINYGRVGSNLPPPQSVLPLLETLGIGRVRLYDADPTVLRAFARTGVELVVGVPDQCLAAVADPGGAAQWLKENVVPFLPDTKIAVLTVGNEVLTGNSSALSRFLLPAMQSLYGAVAALGLDKQIAVTTAHNLCVLGTSYPPSAGAFRKDLLPYLCPILDYHARTGSPFLVNAYPYFAYSGDPKGVQLEYALLEPGYAGVPDPNSGLHYPNLLVAQVDAVYHAIAAANTAASQVVEVRVSETGWPSAGAPNETSATPKNAARYNSNAMRLVAEGKGTPLKPGVPLRAYVFALFNENLKPGLASEQNYGLFKPDGTPAYELSYKPLRDNSTIGGGGNGGGNGNSGYITGGGNGDYYDISVAARDLPGRWWMCAQAAVTGAVAVLMVAVWDHRVVAS, from the exons ATGTACTGTAGTACTGTACCATTCATCTGTATTCACTGTTTGTCAAGGCACAGCGGCAGTCACCAGAAAACCAGACGAAGAGGTGGTAACTTCAACTTCACCTGTCCTGGTCACACCTCCCCGGCTGCTCCCAATTCTtcctccttcccctccctcACCCCTGGAAGCAAGTCTCCATCTGTGCAGTCTCTATCACGGTCACGCTCTCCACCACACCACTCCACTCCTCGTATGGAGCCGTGCTGCGTGCTCCGCGTCGGCTGGCGTCTCGAACGCTTGCGCGACTTTTACCTGGCCGCGGCGCTGTGTGCGGCTGTGCTCGCGCTGGCGCTGGCTCCCGCTTCGGACGCCACGTCGGCGTCGCTGGTGGGCATCAACTACGGCCGCGTGGGAAGCAACCTCCCGCCGCCGCAGTCCGTGCTGCCGCTGCTCGAGACCCTCGGCATTGGCCGCGTGCGGCTTTACGACGCCGACCCCACCGTGCTGCGCGCGTTCGCCAGGACCGGGGTCGAGCTCGTCGTCGGCGTGCCCGACCAGTGcctggccgccgtcgccgacccgGGAGGCGCCGCGCAGTGGCTCAAGGAGAACGTCGTGCCCTTCCTGCCGGACACCAAGATCGCCGTGCTCACCGTTGGCAACGAGGTGCTTACCGGCAACAGCTCCGCGCTCTCGCGCTTTCTGCTCCCGGCGATGCAGTCCCTGTACGGCGCGGTGGCGGCGCTCGGCCTCGACAAGCAGATCGCCGTGACCACGGCGCACAACCTCTGCGTGCTCGGCACGTCCTACCCGCCCTCGGCGGGGGCCTTCCGCAAGGACCTCCTCCCGTACCTCTGCCCCATCCTGGACTACCACGCCAGGACTGGGTCGCCGTTCCTCGTGAACGCCTACCCGTACTTCGCCTACTCCGGCGACCCTAAGGGCGTGCAGCTCGAGTACGCGCTGCTCGAGCCGGGCTACGCCGGCGTCCCCGACCCCAACTCCGGGCTGCACTACCCCAACCTCCTCGTGGCACAGGTGGATGCCGTATACCACGCCATCGCGGCGGCGAACACTGCGGCGTCGCAGGTGGTGGAGGTGCGGGTTTCGGAGACCGGGTGGCCCTCCGCTGGGGCTCCCAACGAGACGAGCGCGACGCCGAAGAATGCGGCGCGGTACAACAGCAACGCGATGCGGCTGGTGGCCGAGGGTAAGGGCACGCCGCTCAAGCCCGGGGTGCCGCTGCGTGCGTACGTGTTCGCTCTGTTCAACGAGAACCTCAAGCCCGGGCTGGCATCCGAGCAAAACTACGGCCTGTTCAAGCCCGACGGCACGCCGGCGTACGAGCTCTCGTACAAGCCGCTACGCGACAACTCTACCATTGGTggcggcggcaacggcggcggcaaTGGCAACAGTGGGTACATTACCGGCGGCGGAAACGGCGACTACTACGACATCTCTGTTGCGGCACGAGACCTTCCG GGTCGCTGGTGGATGTGTGCGCAGGCTGCAGTGACAGGAGCAGTAGCTGTCCTGATGGTGGCAGTATGGGATCATCGAGTGGTGGCGTCTTGA